Proteins co-encoded in one uncultured Draconibacterium sp. genomic window:
- a CDS encoding GNAT family N-acetyltransferase, translating to MKILRTASTNQDFIQLVKKLDELLAAMNGREHDFYNHYNKIDSIKHVVVAYSGDVPVACGAIKEFTSATMEVKRMFTCYEFRGKGFATKVLNELEIWAKELGYDYCILETGEKLSNAVRMYQKSGYERIPNYGQYVQMKNSICFRKKLTS from the coding sequence ATGAAAATCCTCAGAACCGCATCAACAAACCAGGATTTTATTCAATTGGTAAAAAAGTTGGATGAATTACTGGCAGCTATGAATGGTCGTGAGCATGATTTTTATAATCATTACAACAAAATCGACAGTATAAAACACGTAGTTGTTGCGTACTCTGGCGATGTTCCTGTCGCCTGTGGAGCCATAAAAGAATTTACATCCGCCACTATGGAAGTCAAACGAATGTTTACCTGTTACGAATTTCGGGGAAAAGGATTTGCTACAAAAGTTTTAAACGAGCTGGAAATCTGGGCCAAAGAACTGGGCTACGATTACTGCATTCTGGAAACCGGGGAAAAACTTTCTAATGCAGTCAGGATGTATCAAAAGAGTGGCTATGAACGTATTCCAAATTACGGACAATATGTTCAAATGAAAAACAGCATTTGTTTTAGAAAGAAACTGACGAGTTAA